Proteins encoded in a region of the Nicotiana tomentosiformis chromosome 9, ASM39032v3, whole genome shotgun sequence genome:
- the LOC138898706 gene encoding uncharacterized protein → MVVNPNGGNNTGHAMAVTTRSGKGGDASTSNPRKIVNDDLVVQVDDEIQANDENVNDEVRMDIDDNLEETQNDVNPSREHVIDIPEMVVPKAKATLPRPAPPYPQRLAKKNNENQFKKFIDMMKSLSINVPLVEALEQIPGYAKFMKDLVTKKRLMNCETIKMTHKVSAIMQSMAPKLEDLDAFTIPCTIGSADFAKALCDLGASINFMPYSMFKTLGIGKPRPTSMRLQMADRKMKRPLGIIDDVLVQVDKFILPAYFVILDCEVNYEVPIILGRPFLVTGRALVHVEDVELTFRVGDERVMFHVCKSMRHPNSN, encoded by the coding sequence ATGGTAGTAAACCCGAATGGTGGGAACAATAcaggccatgctatggcggtgaccacaagaagcggtaAAGGTGGAGATGCAAGTACCTCCAATCCAAGAAAGATTGTGAATGATGATTTGGTTGTGCAAGTAGATGATGAGATCcaagccaatgatgagaatgtTAATGATGAAGTGAGGATGGATATTGATGACAACTTGGAGGAGACAcaaaatgatgtgaacccgtctagggaacacgtgatagacataccggaaATGGTAGTGCCCAAAGCCAAGGCCACTTTGCCAAGGCCTGCtccaccatatcctcaaaggcttgcaaagaaaaacaatgaaaaccaattcaagaaattcattgatatgatgaagagtttgTCCATCAACGTGCCTTTGGTAGAAGCTCTAGAACAAAtaccgggatatgccaagttcatgaaggacttggtaacaaagaagaggttAATGAATTGTGagacgatcaaaatgacacataAAGTGAGTGCCATTATGCAATCCATGGCTCCAAAGCTAGAGGATCTCgatgcctttacaattccatgcactattggtagtgccgatttcgccaaagccttgtgtgatttgggagcgagcattaattttatgccatattctatgttcaagacaTTGggtattgggaaaccaagacctacttccatgaggttgcaaatggcagaCCGGAAAATGAAGAGGCCGCTGGggattattgatgatgttctagttCAGGTCGACAAGTTCATTCTTCCCGCATATTTTGTGATTCTCGACTGCGAAGTTAACTATGAGGTGCCAATCATATTAGGGAGACCTTTCCTAGTAACAGGGAGGGCATTGGTTCATGTGGAAGATGTGGagctcaccttccgagtgggcgatgAAAGAGTtatgttccacgtgtgcaagtcAATGAGGCATCCTAATAGCAACTAA